The Colletotrichum destructivum chromosome 7, complete sequence genome contains the following window.
ACCGCTATCGGCCGAACCAATCTCCATGAGGCCATGACAAGCATCGATTCAATCCCAACCTTCCCTAACCCAAATACCTAGAATACCCAAGGTCTCTCTACCTCCCTAGGCAGGTATCTTAAAGTTCAACAACACCAGCCACTTCCACACAACCCAAATTCGAATATCCTACCTGACCGCACCACACGCCGCAAACCGCGAACAACCAAAAAGAAGCGAAAATAAAAACACAACGGAAAAAAAGCACTACAATCCGCCATGGACCTCCTCTCGAGCGTCCGCAAGTCCGGctcccgcggcggcgtcaactTCAGCTGggacgaggtcgccaacTCGGCCCATCGCGAGAACTACCTTGGCCACAGCCTCAAGGCCCCTGTTGGCCGCTGGCAAAAGGGCCGTGACCTCAACTGGTACGCCAAGggggacgacgccgccggcgcgcgcgagggcgagacAGAGCAGGAGCGGGCGGAGCGCGAGCGCAAGGAAGAGCTGCGGAAGGTtaaggaggccgaggaggacgccctcgcgcgcgcgctggGGCTTCCCGTGCCGCAGAGGGACACCTCAGGCGCCAACGCCGTGGAGGTCAGCGGGATCAGGGGGatcggcgcggcggcggcggcgggtgacAACCatgtggaggaggagcagcagcagcagaagaagggcggGCTCGTCGTTTCGGAGAAGAGGGAGCGGAGAGATCGCGAccaggagagggagaggagaaggcgacggaGTCGGAGTCGAAGCCCAAGACGGGAAAGGAGGCGAGACGGTGGGGAAAGGAGgcgagatgatggagagaggagacGGAGCCGCGAGAGGGAAcgtggcgaggaggagaggcgGTGGAGAGGTGAGGGACGGGATCACGATCGCGAGCGCGGGGGTCGCGACGAAGGGCGAGAGAGACGGCACCATCGCCGCGCGAGGAGTCGGAGCCACGACCGCGAGCCGAGGGAGCATCGTCGGCGGAGCAGGAGTCGCGAGGGACGCGGAGCACCCTCTGGGGGTCGACGGCGCAGCCCGGACgagcgtcgacgatgacTGCTCAGTGTTTGTGCGAATTGTCTGATAGACTGAAGAAATGATACCCAGTTTAGTTCTTTGCCAGGTAAAGCAAGGCTGCGGCTGAAGAAAATGATGACATACCCTGGGTCTGTGTAGTGTGCCGTACGAATAGCCATGAATACATACGTAGATGTCCACGTTATCACCGCCATAGAATTACATGCCTGGAATCAAGTCAAGAACGCAAAAGAACATTAAGCACAATTTATGATAGTAGGTAGTCTGGCATCATCAGGCAGGAAAGGTACAGAATTACGAAAAAGCAAAAACTCAGGCGCGCAGTGAGAGACTCGAACTGCGACCATATGAAACCCTCCATCAGGAAACTTCTTTGGATTTCATACCAAGTTCACACCAACGATCCAGGGCGTTATACCTCTGGGCCAAATGGCCCTTCATCGGGCTTGGTTATCAGGTACGTAGGAGAAGGTGAATATGGAGCTACTGGGCAgtgaggagaagggggaatGTAAACACCTGACGTCATTGCAGCTTTTCGAGATGAAATCCTGTCACACCCCCTCACTACGAGTTCATTTCCATGTTTGCCGGATTCACTTCGTACGGCTTGTCAACAGCAAATACGTTTGTTCTGGCACAAAGACCTTCGAGGGGAAAACAAAATGACAACGGTCTAATTTCTACTAATACCATCTGTTTATTTGAACGCCGATTTGAAACGCCAATACGCCAATTTGCAACCCCATCGTTGAATGCAGCTTACGTGCTGAAGGATGTTACATAGTACTGTCGATAGTTAGCATATGTCCCGAAACCGGGGTCGGAACTGTCACAGGCGTTAAAGAATCCTTACAGTGAGAACAGCATCATCCGCCGAAGCGTCATCGTACTGCGGTACGTAGACATATAATATCAAGGCATGGTCGTCGGCGAAAGCCGCCACGACCCTCCCCTCCAGCCTCCCCACGCTCAAGACGCGGCTCCAGTCCTTTCCGTCGACCCTCACCGTCGCCCATTTGTCAGGACCGGCTTCCTTGAACTTGACGCTAGGGTGCTCCTCGACCGGCATCTCCAGCTGCGTCGGGTCCAGCTCCGGGTTAACCAAGCCCGACCACGTGCTCGAGACGTCGACGGCTTCCGTCACGATGCGCAGCTTCAGATTCCCAAACATGTTGGCGCTGAGCTCCAGCTTGGGGCTCACGCGGGAGTTCGTGCCGGACGCGAGGGCGAGCTTGGTGAACCGGTCCGAGATGGCCTTGAGCTGCAGCAAGGGCGGCATGGTGATGTGCACATCCGTCTCGCGCACCGTGGGCTGCATGATGGTCTCTACCGTCTCCGGGTGCAGCACACGCACGGGGATGTCCTGGGTGATGATCTTCTCGCGCTCGCGGCGCAGGGAGGTCTCCAGGTGCTCGGCGGCAAAACCCTGgtcatcgtcatcaaagGGGTCGTTCTCGAGGCCAGCGTAGGCGGAGTTGCCGCGGCCGGGCAGGCCGGAGCCCGCAGACgcgttggtggtggtggtgatggtcaAGGAGAGCACAGGGATGCCGTCCTTTTTGGTAAGACgcagcgaggccgaggtgctgTTGAGTGCGGAGCGCAGCGCGCGTTGGAGGGGTTGCAGGGGTAGCTCCaggttgatggtgttgtGTTCCTCGGCCGACTGGATGTGATAGCTGTCGAAAATGAAGTCCATGGGCAGGGAACTAGCATCGATTCTCAGTT
Protein-coding sequences here:
- a CDS encoding Putative multiple myeloma tumor-associated protein — protein: MDLLSSVRKSGSRGGVNFSWDEVANSAHRENYLGHSLKAPVGRWQKGRDLNWYAKGDDAAGAREGETEQERAERERKEELRKVKEAEEDALARALGLPVPQRDTSGANAVEVSGIRGIGAAAAAGDNHVEEEQQQQKKGGLVVSEKRERRDRDQERERRRRRSRSRSPRRERRRDGGERRRDDGERRRSRERERGEEERRWRGEGRDHDRERGGRDEGRERRHHRRARSRSHDREPREHRRRSRSREGRGAPSGGRRRSPDERRR
- a CDS encoding Putative checkpoint protein Hus1/Mec3: MRFKTELKNIRTFSKLTAALNSLEKIAWVRLDDETARFTVIPDTGSQVWSSLPMDFIFDSYHIQSAEEHNTINLELPLQPLQRALRSALNSTSASLRLTKKDGIPVLSLTITTTTNASAGSGLPGRGNSAYAGLENDPFDDDDQGFAAEHLETSLRREREKIITQDIPVRVLHPETVETIMQPTVRETDVHITMPPLLQLKAISDRFTKLALASGTNSRVSPKLELSANMFGNLKLRIVTEAVDVSSTWSGLVNPELDPTQLEMPVEEHPSVKFKEAGPDKWATVRVDGKDWSRVLSVGRLEGRVVAAFADDHALILYVYVPQYDDASADDAVLTYYVTSFST